In Tripterygium wilfordii isolate XIE 37 chromosome 15, ASM1340144v1, whole genome shotgun sequence, one DNA window encodes the following:
- the LOC120016796 gene encoding probable ubiquitin-conjugating enzyme E2 16: protein MTSSSTNARKTLSKIACNRLQKELLEWQVNAPSGFKHKVTDNLQRWVIEVNGASGTLYAGETYQLQVDFPEHYPMEAPQVIFLHPAPLHPHIYSNGHICLDILYDSWSPAMTVSSICMSILSMLSSSPAKQRPEDNDRYVKNCRNGRSPKETRWWFHDDKV from the exons ATGACCAGCTCCTCCACCAACGCTCGCAAG ACGCTGAGTAAGATCGCTTGCAATCGGTTACAGAAGGAGCTGCTGGAGTGGCAGGTCAACGCTCCCTCCGGTTTCAAACACAAAGTCACCGATAATCTTCAAAG ATGGGTCATTGAAGTAAATGGAGCATCAGGAACGCTTTACGCTGGTGAAACCTATCAACTTCAGGTTGATTTTCCTGAGCATTACCCTATGGAAGCCCCTCAG GTTATATTTCTTCATCCTGCCCCGCTGCATCCTCATATATATAGCAACGGCCATATATGTTTAG ATATTCTATATGATTCATGGTCTCCCGCCATGACTGTCAGTTCAATCTGTATGAGCATTCTCTCAATGCTATCAAGCTCGCCTGCGAAG CAACGTCCTGAAGACAATGATCGTTATGTAAAGAATTGCCGAAATGGAAGATCTCCAAAGGAAACGAGATGGTGGTTCCACGATGATAAAGTGTAA
- the LOC120016794 gene encoding alpha-glucosidase 2, with protein sequence MADTALQSKSLLYSQLRLRTKQSRRIFFFFPRRSFYILDRFCSSSPLRLPFGNKRCKKAVQSACHTIRLAPFMSKEAMAVSEDAVSGNMIYQPILKNGVFRFDCSAEDRLAAFPSLSFKNSKDRDTPITGHEVPSYTPIFECLMGQQIVKLELPAGTSFYGTGEVSGQLERSGKRVFTWNTDAWGYGPGTTSLYQSHPWVLAVLPNGESLGVLADTTRRCEIDLRNESKIQFIAPSSYPIITFGPFDTPAAVLKCLSDAIGTIFMPPKWSLGYHQCRWSYDSEKRVREIARIFREKSIPCDVLWMDIDYMEGFRCFTFDKERFPDPKSLVRDLHQNGFKAIWMLDPGIKYEEGFSVYDSGSKNDVWIQQADGRPFVGEVWPGPCVFPDYTQAKVRSWWANLVEDFVSNGVDGIWNDMNEPAVFKSVTKTMPESNIHHGDDELGGCQNHSHYHNAYGTLMARSTYEGMKLANANKRPFVLTRAGFIGSQRYAATWTGDNLSNWEHLHMSISMVIQLGLSGQSLAGPDIGGFAGNATPKLFGRWFAVGAMFPFCRGHSESGTIDHEPWSFGEECEEVCRLALKRRYRLMPHIYTLFYLAYTTSIPVATPTFFADPKDPSLRTVENSFLLGPVLVCASTTPDKRIDELNHVLPQGIWLRFDFNDSHPDLPTLYLKGGSIVPLGPSHQHTGEANLSDDLTLLVALDEYGKANGILFEDDGDGYEFTNGGYLLTHYIAELQASVITVRVLKTEGLWERPKRRLHVQILLGEGALLDAWGMDGEVLQILMPAEDEVSKLVSMSEKLYHARLESAKQIPEVEDVSGHKGGQLSRSPIELKSGEWALKVVPWIGGRIISMMHLPSGTQWLHSRVEVDGYEEFSGTEYRSAGCTEQYNVIERDLEHAGEEESLSLEGDIGGGLVLARQISIPKDNPKVFQINSCIIARKVGAGSGGFSRLVCLRVHPMFALLHPTETYISFNSIDGSKHEVWPESGEQFYEGDLLPNGEWMLIDKCLGLALVNRFNVTEVGKCLIHWGTGTVNLELWSENRPVSKESPLRISHEYEVRAIA encoded by the exons ATGGCTGACACAGCATTGCAGTCAAAGTCACTGCTTTATTCGCAGTTGCGCTTAAGAACGAAGCAATCGAGAcgcatattcttcttcttcccaagAAGATCTTTTTATATTCTCGATCGCTTTTGCTCCTCATCTCCTCTTCGTCTTCCATTCGGAAATAAGCGTTGCAAGAAGGCTGTGCAGTCTGCGTGTCACACAATTCGTCTGGCTCCATTCATGAGCAA GGAAGCCATGGCGGTCAGTGAAGATGCTGTGTCCGGGAATATGATTTATCAGCCTATTCTGAAGAATGGAGTGTTCCGGTTTGATTGCTCTGCAGAGGATAGATTAGCTGCATTTCCAAGTCTTTCCTTCAAAAATAGCAAGGACAGGGACACACCAATTACGGGCCATGAAGTCCCTTCATATACCCCTATTTTTGAATGTCTTATGGGCCAGCAGATTGTCAAACTAGAGCTTCCGGCTGGTACCTCCTTTTATGGGACTGGAGAAGTTAGTGGACAACTGGAGCGTTCAGGTAAGAGGGTTTTCACGTGGAACACCGATGCATGGGGTTATGGTCCTGGAACTACATCCTTGTATCAGTCACACCCATGGGTGCTAGCGGTTCTTCCAAATGGGGAATCATTGGGGGTTCTTGCGGACACAACGAGACGATGTGAGATTGATCTAAGGAATGAGTCAAAAATTCAGTTCATTGCTCCATCGTCTTATCCAATAATTACATTCGGTCCATTTGATACACCTGCTGCCGTTCTTAAATGTTTATCTGATGCAATTGGAACTATTTTTATGCCCCCAAAGTGGTCACTAGGCTATCACCAGTGCCGTTGGAGCTATGATTCTGAGAAGAGAGTTCGTGAGATTGCTAGAATATTTCGGGAGAAGAGTATTCCTTGTGATGTCCTGTGGATGGATATTGATTACATGGAAGGTTTCCGTTGTTTCACTTTTGACAAGGAACGTTTTCCAGATCCAAAATCTTTGGTTAGAGATCTGCACCAAAATGGCTTCAAAGCGATCTGGATGCTCGACCCCGGTATCAAATATGAGGAGGGTTTTTCCGTCTATGATAGTGGTTCTAAAAACGATGTCTGGATTCAGCAAGCAGATGGACGGCCATTTGTTGGAGAGGTGTGGCCTGGGCCTTGTGTTTTTCCTGATTACACACAAGCAAAGGTTCGTTCTTGGTGGGCCAATTTAGTCGAAGATTTCGTCTCCAATGGTGTTGATGGTATATGGAATGATATGAATGAGCCGGCTGTCTTTAAGAGTGTTACAAAAACAATGCCTGAAAGTAATATTCATCACGGTGATGATGAACTGGGAGGTTGTCAGAATCACTCGCACTATCATAATGCTTATGGCACGCTTATGGCAAGATCTACCTATGAAGGCATGAAATTAGCCAATGCAAATAAACGTCCTTTTGTTCTTACTAGAGCTGGGTTTATTGGTAGCCAGAGGTATGCTGCGACTTGGACAGGAGATAATCTTTCAAACTGGGAGCACCTCCATATGTCTATTTCAATGGTAATTCAGTTGGGGCTCAGCGGTCAGTCATTGGCAGGGCCCGATATTGGTGGTTTTGCTGGAAATGCAACCCCCAAGCTCTTCGGTAGATGGTTCGCCGTTGGCGCTATGTTTCCATTCTGCCGAGGCCATTCTGAATCAGGCACCATTGACCATGAACCGTGGTCTTTTGGGGAAGAGTGCGAAGAAGTTTGCCGCCTGGCACTGAAGAGGCGGTACCGGCTTATGCCCCACATCTACACTCTCTTTTACTTGGCTTATACAACGAGTATTCCTGTGGCAACACCAACATTTTTTGCTGATCCAAAAGATCCTAGCTTGAGGACTGTTGAGAATTCATTTTTATTGGGTCCAGTTTTAGTCTGTGCGAGTACTACTCCTGACAAGAGAATTGATGAACTGAATCATGTGTTGCCCCAAGGGATTTGgttaagatttgattttaatgatTCACATCCAGATCTACCGACTTTATATTTGAAAGGTGGATCAATAGTTCCTTTGGGTCCTTCCCATCAGCATACAGGTGAAGCTAATCTATCAGATGACTTAACACTTCTTGTGGCTTTAGATGAATATGGGAAAGCTAATGGCATTCTTTTTGAAGATGATGGTGACGGATATGAATTCACCAACGGTGGTTATCTCTTGACACACTACATCGCTGAACTTCAAGCTTCAGTGATTACcgttagggttttgaaaactgAAGGATTATGGGAGAGACCAAAACGTCGACTGCATGTGCAAATTTTGCTTGGTGAAGGTGCTCTGCTTGATGCATGGGGCATGGATGGAGAGGTCTTACAAATATTGATGCCTGCAGAAGATGAAGTGTCCAAATTGGTATCCATGAGTGAGAAGCTATACCACGCACGCCTGGAAAGTGCTAAGCAAATCCCTGAAGTGGAAGATGTTTCCGGACACAAGGGAGGACAGCTTTCAAGATCTCCCATTGAACTGAAAAGTGGTGAATGGGCTCTCAAAGTGGTTCCTTGGATTGGGGGCAGGATTATTTCCATGATGCATCTTCCTTCGGGAACACAATGGCTGCACAGCAGGGTTGAGGTGGATGGGTATGAAGAGTTCAGTGGTACTGAGTACAGGTCTGCTGGATGTACTGAGCAGTACAATGTAATAGAGAGAGACCTTGAGCATGCAGGAGAGGAGGAATCTCTTTCGTTAGAAGGTGATATTGGCGGTGGATTGGTGCTTGCACGACAAATATCTATTCCTAAAGACAATCCAAAGGTTTTTCAGATAAACTCTTGCATTATAGCACGCAAGGTTGGTGCCGGTTCTGGTGGATTTTCAAGGCTCGTTTGCTTGAGAGTACATCCAATGTTCGCCCTTCTGCATCCCACAGAAACCTACATCTCATTCAACTCAATCGACGGGTCCAAGCATGAAGTTTGGCCTGAATCCGGAGAGCAGTTTTATGAAGGGGATCTTCTTCCTAATGGTGAATGGATGCTCATTGATAAATGTCTTGGTTTGGCACTGGTCAATCGATTTAATGTTACTGAGGTAGGCAAGTGTCTGATCCACTGGGGAACTGGGACAGTAAACCTGGAACTGTGGTCTGAGAATAGACCTGTGTCAAAGGAATCACCTCTTAGAATATCACACGAGTACGAGGTCAGAGCCATAGCATAA
- the LOC120015893 gene encoding rhamnogalacturonan I rhamnosyltransferase 1-like, with product MCKTEDSVERGNYREVWKIKMGFLGDGKTEKLKHSMVSSSRMKLWLIRAITTALLWTCVVQLMALGEMWRPRLLKSWPSCLNHSHLSLAVDESLPAKVVLPPKRVYKNNGYLMVSCNGGLNQMRAAICDMVAIARYLNVTLIVPELDKTSFWNDPSEFQDIFDVDHFITSLRDEVRILKELPPRVKRRFELGMFHSLPPISWSNLSYYLHQILPLVQKHKVVHLNKTDARLANNGLPIDIQKLRCRVNFSSLRFTPQIEELGRRVVKILRERGPFLVLHLRYEMDMLAFSGCSHGCNSDEVEELTRMRYAYPWWKEKVINSELKRKEGLCPLTPEETALVLSALGINHNVQIYIAAGEIYGGQRRMASLAAAFPNLVRKETLLKPSDLIFFQNHSSQMAALDYLVSLESDIFVPTYDGNMAKVVEGHRRFLGFKKTIALNRKLLVDLIDQYSNGSLSWDEISSIVKDTHADRIGNPRERLVIADRPKEEDYFYANPHECLQSLDEPLRYT from the exons ATGTGCAAGACAGAGGATTCTGTTGAGAGAGGTAACTATAGGGAGGTGTGGAAGATAAAGATGGGATTTTTGGGAGATGGAAAGACAGAGAAGTTAAAGCATTCGATGGTTTCGAGTTCCCGAATGAAGTTATGGTTGATCCGAGCTATCACGACGGCATTGCTATGGACATGTGTTGTTCAGTTGATGGCGCTTGGAGAGATGTGGAGACCCAGATTATTGAAGAGCTGGCCTTCTTGTCTTAATCATTCTCATTTGTCGCTAGCCGTTGATGAATCTCTGCCGGCCAAAGTTGTTCTTCCGCCAAAGA GGGTATATAAGaataatggctatcttatggttTCTTGCAATGGAGGACTGAACCAAATGCGAGCAGCG ATATGTGATATGGTTGCTATTGCGAGATACTTGAATGTCACTCTTATTGTACCAGAGCTGGATAAAACTTCATTTTGGAATGATCCAAG TGAGTTCCAAGACATATTTGATGTTGATCATTTCATCACTTCACTGAGAGATGAGGTACGGATATTGAAAGAGCTACCGCCTAGGGTCAAAAGACGATTTGAACTCGGAATGTTTCACTCCTTGCCACCCATTAGTTGGTCTAATCTATCTTACTACCTTCACCAG ATTCTTCCACTGGTACAGAAGCACAAAGTTGTTCATTTGAATAAAACTGATGCTAGACTTGCTAATAATGGACTACCTATAGACATTCAGAAGTTGCGCTGTCGAGTAAATTTCAGCTCTCTGAGATTTACACCACAGATAGAAGAATTGGGTAGAAGGGTTGTCAAGATTCTGCGGGAAAGAGGTCCTTTCCTAGTTCTTCATCTCAGATATGAGATGGACATGTTGGCTTTCTCTGGCTGCTCTCATGGTTGCAATAGTGATGAGGTTGAAGAGCTGACAAGAATGAG GTATGCTTATCCCTGGTGGAAGGAAAAAGTTATAAATTCTGAATTGAAGAGGAAAGAAGGCTTGTGTCCCCTGACACCTGAGGAGACTGCCCTAGTATTAAGTGCCCTGGGAATTAATCACAATGTTCAAATTTATATTGCTGCTGGTGAAATCTATGGTGGACAAAGAAGGATGGCTTCTCTGGCTGCAGCATTTCCTAATTTG GTTAGGAAAGAAACTCTACTGAAACCTTCAGATTTGATATTTTTCCAAAACCACTCATCCCAAATGGCGGCATTGGACTATCTTGTCTCTCTTGAAAGTGACATATTTGTTCCTACGTATGATGGAAACATGGCCAAAGTTGTCGAAGGCCATCGCAG ATTCTTGGGTTTCAAGAAGACTATTGCATTGAACAGAAAGCTTCTAGTTGATTTGATAGACCAGTACAGCAATGGATCATTGAGTTGGGATGAAATTTCTTCCATTGTGAAGGATACTCATGCTGATCGTATTGGGAACCCAAGAGAACGACTAGTCATAGCAGATAGACCGAAGGAAGAAGATTACTTCTATGCCAATCCGCATGAATGCTTGCAATCGTTAGATGAACCATTGAGGTACACATGA